In the genome of uncultured Fibrobacter sp., the window AGGTGGCAGATTGATGTGCGTGCCCTTGCACGCCGCTGGTATTGTAGGGCTACGCCCGTATATGAAGAACCGCCGGCTTCGCCGGCGGGTCACTTTTTTGTCCCGTTAAAATCATTTTACCTGCAATATTGGCAAAAAACGCCTGAAAATAGCGTGTATAGGAATAGAGAACATTCATAAACGTATTCTACCTACTTGACATATACACACTAAATAGGTATATTGAATGATACAAAGTTTTGCAGACAGAGAAACAGAACTTACTCTATTCGCATAAATGACCAATGGCGTATTTGTTTTTCAATGAACGAAGGACACTTTTATAACGTTGAGATTGTTGACTATCACTAGGAGTAAACCATGAGCAAGCATATTGAAACGCCTACTATCGGAGAAATCCTGAACGAAGAGTTTTTTACGCCTATGGGTTTATCTGCCTACAAGGTCGCTCAGGCAATCAATGTTCCTGTTTCAAGAATCCAGGACATTCTTCACGACCGCAGACGAATTACGGTTGACACATCCTTGAGGCTCGCCAAGTTCTTTGGTGTTTCCGACGATTACTTCATCTCTTTGCAAGATGACATCGATATTCGCAATTTGAAAATTGAAATCGCCGAGGAACTCGAGAATATCAAGACCTTTGTGCCGGTGTAAGACATTCGTCCCTCATTTTTTACTACATTACGGCCATGCTATACGGTATTTGTTCTGATATCCATTCTAACGCGGTGGCTTTCGAGGCGGTTCTTGCCTCCATGAAGGACAACGGGGTAGAACGGAGGGTTTGTCTGGGTGATTTAGTGGGTTATGGTGCGGATCCTGACGAAAGCGTTCGTCTGGCTCGCGAAAATATGGACATTTGTATTATCGGTAACCACGACAGTGTGGCGATCAAGCACGAGTCCAGCGCCGGGTTCAACCCCTATGCCAAGCAGGCCATCGAATGGACGCAGAACCACTTGTCGGACGATTCGATTTCGTACCTGCGTTCGCTGCCGTATGTTTGCGAAGAAAACGACATTTGCTTTGTGCATGCCTCTCCGCTTTCGCCCGCGGACTGGGTGTACGTGACCGAGCTTGAAGATGCCCTCGACGCCTTTGAACATTTCAAGGGCCGCTACTGCTTTGTGGGCCATACACACAGCCCGGTGATTGTGGCGAGCCGCCCGAATGCAATCCCCAAGATTCTGGACGAATACGAATACAGGATTGAGGACACGGAACGCCTGTTGGTGAACGTGGGGAGCGTGGGCCAGCCGCGTGATCGCGATCCGCGCTCTTGCTGGTGTCTGCTGGATACCGAGACCATGTGTGTGCGTTTGATTCGTGTCGATTACGATGTGTTCGAAACGCAGGAACGCATGAAAAAGGCCGGCATGCCGAGTTTCTTGATTGACCGTCTGAGTGTAGGCCGCTAGTCCCATGAAATGGGTCTTGGCTGTTTTTGGTAAGGCAGGTTCGCCGTTCATTGCCGACGAGGTCGACAAGTATGTCAAGCGTTTACGTGGGGGAATGTTCCCGCTCGAAGTCGTGGAACTCAAAGAGTCCAAGATAGACGACCGCATGCAGGCATTGGCACAAGAAGCGACACTTTTTGACAAGAAATTCCCGAAGTCCGAATACAAGCGCGTCATTTTGTCCGAAGAGGGCAAGCTGATGGATACGGTCAAGCTTTCGGATACGCTCCGGGACCGTTTTCCGGGAAATATCGTGTTCTTGATCGGGTCGGCGTACGGCATCGACGAGAACCTGAAAAAGACTGCCGACTTGCTCCTTTCGCTTTCGCCGTTGACGTTTACCCACGACCATGCGCGTGTGCTTTTCGCCGAACAGCTTTACCGCGTTCAGATGGTGATGCAAAACCACCCCTATCATCATAGATGACCGCTCGCGCCCAAACCAAATTTTTTTTGAAAAATTGCGTTTTCACCCCTTGACAGCGGACCTTTTTAATTCTATTATTGTGCGCGTCCTAAGCGACTATGGATGATTAGCTCAGTTGGTAGAGCAGCTGACTCTTAATCAGCGGGTCGCAGGTTCGACCCCTGCATCATCCACGAAGACCTCTCCTCACGGAGAGGTTTTTCTTTTATACTGGCAAGTCAATCCTGTCTTATGCCAGAATCAGCATCTTTCGTTTGAGTAACAATATTTCTATATTTGCCGCCGTAAAAAACGGATAAATCATGAACGCAGAAATCGAAAAACGCCGCACTTTTGCTATTGTCAGCCACCCTGACGCGGGTAAGACCACCATCACCGAAAAGTTCCTGTGGTACGGAAACGTGATTCGCGAAGCGGGCCACGTGCGCGCCAAGGCAAACCGCAGCTACACGGTGAGTGACTGGATGAAGATCGAGCAGCAACGCGGTATTTCTGTTTCGAGTTCCGTGCTGAATTTCCCGTTCGAAGGTTGCATGTTCAACCTGGTCGATACCCCGGGGCACCAGGACTTCTGTGAAGATACTTACCGCGCCCTGACCGCCGTGGATGCGGCCCTCGTGCTTATCGACAGCGTGAACGGCGTGGAAAAGCAGACCATCAAGCTCATGGACGTGTGCCGCATGCGCCATACGCCGATCATCACGTTCATCAACAAGATGGACTTGGATGGCCGCCACGTGCTTGACCTGCTCGACGAAATTGAAAGCATCTTGAAAATCAAGGTCGCCCCCTTTACGCTCCCCATTGGCGTGGGTAAGCTTTTCAAGGGTGTGTATTCCATCGCTGAAAACACCTTCCACACCTTCAATAAAGAAGAAGGCCATCAGGAAATCATCCAGATGGAAGGCCCGGATGATCCGCGCCTTGTAGAAATGTGCGGCGAAAACTGGGTCGCCCAGTTCAAGGAAGAATACGAGATGGTGACCGGTGCCATGGACCCGTTCGACCACGAAAAGTTCCTGAAGGGCGAAATGTGCCCCGTGTTCTTCGGTTCTGCGGTGAATAACTTCGGCGTGCGTCAGCTGTTGAACGCTTTTGCAAAGCTTGCGCCGCCTCCGATGGTGCGCGAAACCGACAAGCGCCCGGTGAGCCCCGACGAAAACGACTTTAGCGCGTTTGTGTTCAAGATTCAAGCGAACATGGACCCCAAGCACCGTGACCGCACGGCATTCCTGCGCATTTGCTCGGGCAGCTTTACCCGTGGCGAAAAGGTTTACCACGTGCGCACAGGCCGTGAAATTCGTTTGGCTGCTCCGACGGCATTCCTCGCGAAAGACAAGGAAGTTATCGACCACGCCTGGGCGGGCGATATCGTGGGTATCAATGACCCGGGACTTTTCCGCATCGGCGATACCTTGACCGACGGCGAAAAAATCAACTTCACCGGCATTCCGGACTTTGCTCCGGAACACTTTGCCCGCGTAACGCTCCTGAACCCGCTTAAGAGCAAGCAGATGGCGAAGGGCCTTGCTGAACTTTCCGAAGAAGGTGCGACTCAGTTGTACGAACCGCTCAAATCCGCTATTCCTGTGATTGGTGTGGTGGGCGAGTTGCAGTTCGACGTGCTCAAGTTCCGCCTGCAGAGTGAATACGGCGCCGACGTGTCGCTGGACCGCGTGCCCGCTCACGGAATCCGCTGGGTTTCTGGCCCCGAAAAGGATGTCGCCAAGTTCGCCGAAGAATACGCGATGGACTGCATGATGGATAAGGAACGCAACCTGGTTTGCCTGTTCCCGAACGAATACCGTCTGAACCTCGCCATCAAGAACTACGAAAACCTGACCTTCGCCGCCACCTCGCAAGGGTAATTTTTTTAATAAATTCTAAATTAAGTAAAAGTTCCTTACAATGGGGGTTGTATTATGGCTTTGAAAAATTTTATGTCACCCTGGAGCTACGCTGTGGCGATAGGGTCCATGTTCCTTTTCGCAGCCTGCGGTGATGACAGCAGTTCCACTAAGGTTGCTGAGCCTGTCGATGATCCGTCAAGTTCGTCAATTGCGGTCGAGACTCCTGATGGAGAGGAATCTTCTTCCTCTGTCATCCAGAGCGATAATGAAGGGTCCAGCAGTAACATTGACTCGTTGAATTCATCCTCCAGCATTAGCGAAGAATCCAGCAGTTCCAAGGTCCCTGAGCCTGCCGAGGGGGCCACTAGCAGCTCGTCAGTTGAACAGAACTGCTCGGCAATTTTAAAGGGAAAGTCTGGCTGGAGTTGGGATGTTCCTAAAGAATGTCGATTTAACCCGGATATTACCTATGGCACGATGACTGACTCTCGTGACGGTCAAACCTACAAAATCATAAAGATTGGCAATCAGACATGGATGGCAGAAAATCTGAACTATGCTGATAGTACGAACACTCCGAGCTTGTTGGAACGCAGTTGGTGTTATAACAAGAAGCCCGAAAACTGTGCCGTGGGAGGACGCCTTTACACTTGGGCGGCAGCCATTGACTCGGTAAAACTTGCTACCGATGCCGATAATCCCCAGGATTGCGGTTACGGCAAGACATGCACGCTTCCGACAATAGTTCAGGGCATTTGCCCCGATGGCTGGCATCTGCCGACACAAGCAGAATGGGAAACTTTGTTTACTGAGGTGGGCGGACAATCGATGGCTAGCGATATTTTGAAATCGCTAACAGGTTGGTATTCTAATGGCAGCGGTACGGATGATGTGGGCTTTTCTGCAATCCCTGCTGGCTTCAGATACAATAATGGTCGCTTCATTGATAGTCAGTATGCCTATTTCTGGTGTGCCTCTGAGTATGATAGCCTCCAAGCCCACGACATGGACTTGGATTACTTTTACAAGAGTCCGAAACTGTTCAGTTTTGAAAAAAATTACGCCTTTTCAGTTCGTTGTCTAAAGGACGACCCATAGGCTCTACTCGCTTGCTTCCGTCGCACTAATTTGTAATAAAAAGTTTTCAAATTCATGAAGCTTCATGGCTCCTTCCATCGGGGTTTTAGGGGTGTCCCCCTAGGCGAGGGGGTGGGGAGCAACGAAGTGCGATACAGGGGGAGACTTCCCCCTTTATTGTTGTTCTAGGAAGATTCGTAATATTGAATCTTTCATCTCACATTGCACATTCGTCATTACGGCCTACTCCCTACTTTTTATATATTTCCCCTACACAGGTAAGCATAGCGCTTACCCAGGATTTTTTAACATCAAAAGGAAAAACATGAAACGTCTCCCCATTGTTGCTCTCGCAGTATGTTTCGCTGGTCTCGTTGCCTGCAATCAGGCTTCCGCCGGCGGTTCGTTCAACCAGCAGGCCAGGCTTGATAACCTTGAAAAGGATTTCAAGCAGGTCAAGGAAGAATTTGAAATCATCAAGTATGCCCTCGACAAGCGCGGCATCTCCTTGGAACAGGCCCGCGCCGAAATGGAAGCGGACAACAAGGTCTGGGACATTCCCGACGAAGACAGCCCGGTCTTTGGCAACACCAAGAACCCGAAGCTCACGATTGTTGAATTTACCGAATTCCAGTGCCCGTACTGCTCCCGCATCGCTCCGGTCATGAAGGAACTCAACGAAAAGTATCCGGACAAGATCAAGTTCGTGTACAAGCACTTCCCGCTCAGTTTCCACTCCAACGCTCGCGCTGCCGCTGCCTCTTCTATCGCTGCACACAAGCAGGGCAAGTTCTGGGAATACCGCTACGCTCTCGCTCCGCATAGCCGCGAACTCGGCGACTCCATCTATGTGGAAGTTGCAAAGCAGATCGGTTTGAACGTGGAACAGTTCAAGAAGGACATGGTGCTTGACTCTGCCATGAACGCCCGTATCGACAAGGACTTCCAGCTCGGTACCGAAGTCGGCGTGCAGGGTACTCCGAACTTCTACATCAACGGCAAGCGTCAGGACCGTTTCAGCCCCGAACTGGTTGAAAAGCTCCTCAAGGAAGCCAAGTAATCTTTTAAGCGGTTCAATCTGTAAACGCGACTTTAAGTCGCGTGCTCCCTTTTTGAACGCGAAAATTTTAATTTCAAAATCAAACTAAAACACAACCAAAAGGACACGATCATATGATGAAGCGTACATTGACTGCCGCTACCGTCGCCCTCCTCGGCTTCGGCGTAACGGCTACAATGGCTCAGCCGAAAGCACCGCGTGTAGTTCCTTACAAGTTCTTCGACGAACAGTATCGTCCGGGGGGCTTTGACTACGCATACGGCGGTAAGAGCAAAGGTATCACCATCACTAAAGACGGCGGCTACAAGTCTAAGGCTGCCTTGAACATCAAGCTTGACCCGAGCGAATATTCGGGTGCATCTGTTTGCTTGTACAACGAAACCTTCGACCTCAACAAGTTCATGCTCGACTCCAAGCTCGAATTCATGATCAAGGGTAAGAAGGGTGGCGAAGCCGTTAAGGTCGGCCTTTTGGATGAAGAAGTTTCTGACGGCAAGAAGACCCAGGTCGTTCTCCCGATGAACAAGTACATCCAGGGCGGTGCCGTGACGACGGATTGGAAGAAGGTTTCCATTCCTCTCGTGGACTTCCCGGACCGTGGTCTCTACTGGGACAACACCCGTAAGTCTGAATTCCCGGCTCGCATCGACTGGGACAAGATTGCTGAAATCCGCTTCTCTATCGACAAGAGCGGCGCATCTGATTTCGAAATCTGGGTCGACAACATCGAAATCGTGAAGGGCAACAAGAAGGCCGCTCCGAAGAAGAAGGTTGTCTACTGGGATGAAAACAACGACGTCATTGACGGCCCGAAGAACCCCGAAAAGCTCGACGGCAAGGCTAAGCCTGTCAAGAACGGTACGTTCTACGATAACCAGCTCAAGGGCTTCAGCTACAGCTACGGTGGTCTCTCTGCCCAGCGCGAAGCTGACTCCAAGACTCAGGGCAACCCGAACGTGCTCGCCCTGTACATCGATAACAACGACTGGTCTGGCGTGACCTACTCTCTTGGCGAAGGCAAGTACATTGACCTCTCCAAGGTTCGCAACAAGGGTGGTCTCTACTTCTGGATCAAGGGTAAGCTCGGTGGCGAAAAGGTCTACGTGGGTATCCTCGACAACCAGGGTAACGACATCAAGAGCCAGACCAAGATCAGCCTGAACGACTGGATCGAAGGCTCCAAGGTCAGCAAGGACTGGAAGCTCGTCAAGATTCCTCTGAAGAAGTTCGGCGACAAGGGTAAGGCTTGGGACGCTAACAAGCAGGCCGAAGTTGCTAAGGACGTGCAGTGGAACAAGATTCAGGAAGTCCGCTTCTCTGTGGGCAAGGGTGAAAACCAGGGTGAACCGGGCAAGCCGGCTCCTGTGACCATCTTCGTCGACCAGATTACCTTCACCGAAAATATCGACTGGGTTGACCCGGATATCAAGTGGGATAACTGGAAATCCAAGGCTCCGGATGTCGTGATTTCTGACTTCGAAGGCAAGTTTGGCAAGGACAAGTGGGAACCGTCTTTCGGTCCGAAGTCCAAGGCCGAAATCGAAATGCCGTACAAGACCTCCAAGCTCGACGGCAACAGCCTCTACATCAAGCACTTCGAAATGTCCGACTGGGTGGACTTCGTTCTTGACTTTACCAAGAATGGTGCCGCTCACGACGCTAAGCAGCGCGACTGGACGAACCACTGGGGTATCATGTTCGACGTTTACTCCGAACGTGCATGGCAGTCCATTACGGTTCAGATCGGTGACGCTGGCAACGAACTCTTCGTTTCCAACACCGGTGTACCTCGCGGTCGCACCACGGTGATCGTGCCGTTCCGCACGTTCTCCAAGTTCCCGTACTACCAGCCGCCTAACGCTAAGGAAAACGGCGTATTCGACCTCAAGAACGTCGTTTCTCTCGACTTCAAACCGGGTGGAGAAGGTTCTAACGGTAGCTTCGAAATCGACAACATTAAGCTCACCAACCAGAAGGAAGTCAAGGCTGCTGCTCGCCCGGCTCTCGTGAAGGTTGAAGTTAAGGGTACCGGCGACGTGATCAACCCGAACATCTCGGGCGGCCTCTTCGGTATCAACGCAGCACTTTGGGATGGCGACATGCTCGACAATCCGAAGTTCAAGGTTCAGACTGCTGAATACGCCAAGCGCATCAACCACGGCATCATCCGTTATCCGGGTGGTCTCCGTGCCGATGACGACCACTGGAAGGAAATCCTCGACAACCACGACTGGATGGTCGATACCGACGAATTCCTCGCCTGGTTGAAGAAGACCGGTTCTAACGCCATGTTCACCGTGAACTTCGGTTCCGGTACCGAACAGGAAGCCGCTGCTTGGGTGAAGCACACCAACATCGACAAGAAGGCCGGCATCGTTTACTGGGAAATCGGTAACGAAGTCTATGGTAACTGGCACCCGTACTATGAAAAGTATGGTAAGGACGGCGGTACCATTTATGGTAAGCGCGCCCGTAAGTTCATCGAAGCCATGAAGAAGGTTGACCCGACCATTAAGGTCGCAGTCCTCGGCGTGCTCGATGGCCAGTGGAACGACAACGTGCTCAAGGAAACCGGCGACATTGCCGACGGTCTCATTGTTCACCACTATCCGCAGCACTTCGGTGAAGAAAACGACTTCGCCCTCCTCTCTGCTCCGCAGGACCTCGTTCCTATCTACAGCCGTCTCCATAAGGTTGTAGACAAGTGGACCAGCCACTTCAAGAAGGACAAGAAGATCGAACTCTGGCTCACCGAATGGAACTCCGTGGACTTCAACCCGGGTCCGCAGACCATCTCTCTCGAAAACGGTCTGTTCGTTGCTGACTACCTCGCTATGCTCGCCACTGAAAATGTGGACAACGCACAGTACTGGGATATCCACAACGATATCACTCCGGAAGGCGGTGACTACGGTTACCTGACCCGTTCTGCAGAAGAATGCATGAACTGCCCGCGTCCGAGCTACTGGGCATTCCAGATGGCTTCTGACGCTCTCCGCGGCAAGCTCCTCAAGACCGAAATCTCCGGTGACAAGGAATCGCTCATCACGACCTACTACACCGAAAACGGCAAGAAGAAGAGCCTCCTCGTGATCAACAAGAGCCCGTACAGCGACTACGAACTCAAGTTGAACATCCCGGGCTTCAAGGGCAAGGCCACTGTCCAGACTCTCGACCGCAGCACCGAAAAGCTGAAGGAAGGCTGGGCAAACGATCCGTCCAAGAAGGCCAAGAAGGGTGTTGACATTAGCAAGCCGATCAAGGTCGGCAAGCGCACCGTCACCCTCATCACGGTGGAATAAGGAATATCATTCCGGCTTAACCGCCGGAATCATTCTTTGAAGAAACGCCTCGGCTCTGCCGGGGCGTTCTTTATATATCCGGCAAATATATCCGATTAATGAAGCCGGCTGTATAAACGAAAAGCCGCAGGCATTTGCCCGCGGCAATTTTTTTTTGAGATCCTTCGACTTCGCCTGCGGCTCAGCTCAGGATGACACGGTTGTGTTATCGTTCCAGGCGGAAGTACACAGCTGCAAGCGGCGGGAGTTGAATGTTGAGGCTCCACTGCCTGTTCTGCCACGGGATGTCCTGCGTCCAGACTTCGCCGAAGTTGCCCACATTGGAGCCGCCGAACATGCTAGCGTCAGTGTTGAAGATTTCCTTCCACTTGCCGCGAGTCGGAGCGCCGAGGCGGTAGTCGTTGCGGACCACCGGCGTGAAGTTGAATACGCAGAGGATTTGGTTCCCGTGATCGTCCTTACGCACGAAACTTACGATGGAATTGTCGGCATCGTCGCACCAGATCCATTCAAAGCCTGTGTAGTAGTGGTCGATTTCCCAGAACGGGGCGTTTTCCTTGTACAGGTGGTTCAGAACCTTCATCATCTGCAGGAGCTTGCCGTGGCTATCCCAGCTGATCAAGTGCCAGTCGAGGGAGCGCTTCTCGTTCCATTCGCGGAACTGGCCAAAATCGTTGCCCATGAAGTTGAGTTTTTTGCCCGGGTGCGCATACTGGAAAGCGTAGGTGAGGCGGAGGTTTGCAAACTTCTGCCAGTTGTCTCCCGGCATCTTGCCAAGCATAGAACCCTTTCCGTGAACCACTTCGTCGTGGCTGAACACCTGGATGAAGTTTTCGCTGTAGGCGTACACCATGCTGAAGGTCAGCTGGTTGTGGTGGTACTTACGGTGAATCGGTTCGTGCTGAATGTAGCTCAAGAAGTCGTTCATCCAGCCCATGTTCCACTTGTAGTGGAAGCCGAGGCCGCCCTGTTCAGGCGGACGCGTAATGCTGGGGAAGCTGGTAGATTCTTCGGCAATCAAGATTGCATGGGGCGTGAGGCGGCCCATGATGCTGTTCAAGTGCTTTAGGAATTCCAGCGTGTCATAGTTGATGTTACCGCCGTCCTTGTTCGGCACCCACTGGCCGGGTCCCTTGCCGTAGTCGAGGTAAAGCATCGATGCCACTGCGTCGACGCGGAGACCGTCGCAGTGGAATTCCTTGAGCCAGTACATGGCGTTTGCAATCAAGAAGTTCTTGACTTCGTTGCGGCCCAGGTTAAAGATGTAGGTGCCCCAGTGCGGGTGTTCGCCCTGGCGCGGGTCGGCGTGTTCGTAACAGGCGGTGCCGTCGAAACGTCCGAGGGCGTGGGCATCCTTCGGGAAGTGTGCCGGAACCCAGTCCACAATCACGCCGATTTCGTTCTGGTGGCAAAGGTCCACAAAGTGGCGGAACTGGTCTGGCGTGCCGTAGCGGCTCGTGGGGGAGTAGTATCCGGTCACCTGGTAGCCCCAAGATTCATCGAGCGGGTGTTCGGCAAGCGGCAAGAATTCCACGTGGGTGTAGCCCATTTCCTTGAGGTACGGAATCAGGGTTTCTGCAAGTTCGTCCCAGTTCAAGAATCGATCCGGATTAGCGGGGTCGCGACGCCAGGAGCCGGCGTGGACTTCGTAAATGTTCATCGGCGAACCGAAGACCTTGGTGGCCCAATGCGTGGACATGTACAGGTCGTCGCCCCATTCGTAGCCGTCGAGGTGCGTGGTGATGGAGGCGGTTGCCGGGCGGACTTCGCTGAGCTTTGCAAGTGGGTCCACCTTCACGTGCAGGTTGCCGTCGGCACCGTGAATTTCATAGCGGTAGAGTTCGCCTTCGCCAATGTTCGGAATAAAGATTTCCCAAATGCCGGTGGAGCCGAGCATGCGCATTTGGTGGCGGCGACCGTCCCAGCTGTTAAAGCTACCGACCACGGAAACGGCGTGGGCGTTCGGAGCCCAGACGGCAAAGTGTACGCCCTTAAAGCCCTGGTGTTCAACAAGGTTTGCGCCCAGCTTGCGATAAAGCTCGTAGTGCGTGCCGCTCGAAATCAAGTGGCGGTCAAAGTCGCTAAGTACGGGGAGGAATGCATACGGGTCGGTCAGCGTGTATTCGTTGCCGTCATCCTGCTTAATAATCAAGTTATAGAAGAACGGTTCGTATTCCTTGTCGAGAATGGCTTCGAAAAATCCTGTGTTGCCAAGCTTCATGAAGTCGAACTCGAACTCGCCGTCGCAAGATTCACCACGAATAAAACTTGCCTGCGGCTGGTAAGCGCGAATCACCGTCTTCACGCCGCGGTCCGTATTCAGCGGATGCAAACCCAAGATGGAAAAAGGATCCTTTGTATTAAAATCCCAAATGGCACGCATGTCTTCCGAAGTCAAGCTCGTGAAGTCATTCCATTCCATATCATACTCCTGTAAAACACCTAGTTGTAATGTCGTAAATATAACTTAATCAAAAAAAATGGGGCTTTGCAATTCTATATTTGGGGCATGTACAGGCGAGTCCTTACGATTCAAGATATTTCGTGCTTTGGACAGTGCTCCCTCACGGTGGCACTGCCGATTATTTCTGCGTGCGGTGTAGAGACGGCGGTGTTGCCGTCGGCGATTCTTTCGACCCATACGGGCGGCTTTACGGGCTGGACTTTCCAGGATCTGACTAAAGAAATGTTGCCGATTAGCGAGCATTGGCGCGTGGCTGATATTCGTTTCGATGCTTTCTATACCGGTTATCTGGGTTCTATTGAGCAAATCAACATGGTTCAGCACATTATGGACACCAACGGTGTCGATGGAGCGATTCGGGTAGTCGACCCAGCCATGGCCGACAACGGGGCGCTTTACCCCGGCTTTAACATGGAATTTGTCGCTGCCATGAAGGATTTGTGCGCCCATGCCGATGTTTTGCTCCCGAACATGACCGAAGCTTGCATGCTCACGGATACGGAGTACAGCGAAAATATTGACCGCGAAACGGTCGAACTGCTTTGCAAAAAACTCTGCGAACTGGGCACCAAGTCGGTAGTGCTGACCGGTGTCGGATTCCGTCCGGGTTACACGGGCGTGATGCTTTACGACGGTAAGGAATTCAACTACTACGAACACAAGAAGATTACCAAGGGCTTTAACGGCACCGGTGACTGCTATGCCTCGGCTTTTGTAGGAGCCATGCTCCGTGGCCGCTCCATGGTCGATGCGGCCCGAATTGCGGCCGACTTTGTGCTGGAATGCATCGAAAAGACTTATGAAGACAAGTCTCACTGGTATGGAGTCAAGTTTGAACTTGCGCTCCCGAGCTTGATTAAAAATTTAGCAGACGAGTAGGTTCTTATGGCAATTGCGATGGAAGAAACGGTTGACCCGATGCAGTTTACGCAGGTGTTCAAGGTAACGCCTGAAATGATTGACGACAACCACCATTTCAACAACGTGTGGTCGGTCAAGTGGATCCAGGATATCGCGATTGCCCATTCCGATTCCGTGGGCGGTACGGCCCTGATGCGTGACCTGGGTGCAGGTTGGATGATTCATGTGCAGCACGTGGAATACAAGAATCAGGCTTTCCTCGGTGACGAAATCCGCGGAACCACGTGGGTCGCTGCCTATGGTAAAGTCGCCAGCTTACGCAAATGCCGCTTTGAACGCGTTTCTGACGGCAAGGTGATTTTTGAATCGGAAACCCAGTGGGTGCTTGTCGACCTGAATCGTGGTCGCCCCATTGCCATTACCGACGAAATGAAGCGCCTGTACGTCGGGCACTAAAGAATCTTTTTCGCCAAATTCTGGATGAACGCGCGCCAGCCCTTGTCGCCTTTCTTGTGGTACGGCGGGTAAAGGAATGTCATGGTGTCGAGGGCACTCTGCCGCATCACGTTGCGTTCGTGGCTGAATGTCTTGAATCCGTAAATCCCGTGGTAATTGCCGGTACCGCTCATGCCGACACCGCCAAACGGAACCGACTGATTTGCAATCTGCAAAATGCAATGGTTCACGCATGTTGAGCCCGAGGTGGTGCGGGCGATGATTTCGTTGATTTTCACTTCGGACTTTCCGAAGATGTAGAGTGCCAGCGGCTTAGGACGCGCTTGAACGAAGGCAATTGCCTCTTCTAGCGAATCGTAGGCGATAATTGGGAGAATCGGTCCGAAAATTTCAGATTCCATGATGCGCATGTCGGGCGTGACGTCGGTCAGCACGGTCGCGGGCGTGTAACGGTTTTCAATGTCTTCGGGGCTGAAATGTGCGCCCAAGACAGCCTTTGCGCCCTTGGCGATAGCGTCTTGGATCAGCCCTTGATGGCGCTCCACAGTTCGACTTTCTACGATGTGCACGAAAATTTCGGAGTTGCGGCGTGCCTCATCGGTTTCGCCGTACATCTTCTTTATGTTGTCTGCAATGGCTTCGGCGAGTGGTTGCATTAAGCGGCGCGGGCAAAGCATGTAGTCGGGAGCGATGCAGGTTTGGCCTGCGTTCAGGCACTTGCCCCATGCGATTTTCTTTGCGGCATCCTTGATGTTCACGTCATCTAGAACGATTGCCGGCGATTTTCCGCCGAGTTCAAGCGTCACGCCAGCATGAATCTTGGCCGCTTCTTCTGCCACATGGGCACCCACGTTCGGGCTACCCGTAAAGAACACATGGTCGAAGGGGAGAGCGAGCAGCTGGTCGCCAATTTCGGCACCGGCGCCCTGCACGACAGCGACTTCGTTCTGCGGGAAAACTTCTTTAAT includes:
- a CDS encoding thioesterase family protein codes for the protein MAIAMEETVDPMQFTQVFKVTPEMIDDNHHFNNVWSVKWIQDIAIAHSDSVGGTALMRDLGAGWMIHVQHVEYKNQAFLGDEIRGTTWVAAYGKVASLRKCRFERVSDGKVIFESETQWVLVDLNRGRPIAITDEMKRLYVGH
- a CDS encoding aldehyde dehydrogenase family protein, coding for MSDFLQNIFDAQGENRWKIAQSSVKERIAKLVKLRKVIVARQQEFYDAVWTDFHKPKTEAWLTEVYPALQEIDHTVNHLPDWIEDKDGSWSFLFPLNSSVSHFEPKGRVLIMAPWNYPFLLFISPVVAAIAAGNVVIAKPSHKTPHVAEVLESIIKEVFPQNEVAVVQGAGAEIGDQLLALPFDHVFFTGSPNVGAHVAEEAAKIHAGVTLELGGKSPAIVLDDVNIKDAAKKIAWGKCLNAGQTCIAPDYMLCPRRLMQPLAEAIADNIKKMYGETDEARRNSEIFVHIVESRTVERHQGLIQDAIAKGAKAVLGAHFSPEDIENRYTPATVLTDVTPDMRIMESEIFGPILPIIAYDSLEEAIAFVQARPKPLALYIFGKSEVKINEIIARTTSGSTCVNHCILQIANQSVPFGGVGMSGTGNYHGIYGFKTFSHERNVMRQSALDTMTFLYPPYHKKGDKGWRAFIQNLAKKIL